One window of the Syntrophorhabdales bacterium genome contains the following:
- a CDS encoding lipopolysaccharide kinase InaA family protein — protein sequence MASTEQYRTFLVTCYAEPVAASDLVEKMLRAPALQHEGRAGLKILDVAGRRIACRKYTHGGLFRALMRDVFFSAARSAQEVEVMLLLKRSGFPVVTPFATVTEVGGLRKRLYLCTLLEEGAMNLLDHLKRSGARARLRAVKRFASLVWELERAGVYHPDLHLKNVVLTSDGNMLFLDFDKASRRLMRQKDAMSMIYRLARYVDKMQRQGELRIDDRERALFLRTYERLSKRSIMEEMRRTLKTRDIVHRIGWWVESLLYDDSR from the coding sequence ATGGCTTCAACCGAACAATACAGAACATTCCTGGTGACGTGCTACGCAGAGCCTGTGGCGGCTTCCGACCTCGTCGAGAAGATGCTGAGGGCCCCCGCACTGCAGCACGAAGGACGCGCCGGCCTTAAGATCCTGGACGTAGCAGGAAGAAGAATCGCCTGCAGAAAATATACTCACGGAGGTTTATTCAGGGCCCTCATGCGCGACGTATTCTTTTCTGCAGCGCGAAGCGCACAGGAGGTCGAGGTGATGCTCCTTCTCAAGCGGAGCGGCTTTCCTGTAGTGACGCCTTTTGCCACTGTCACAGAAGTGGGCGGCCTTCGGAAGAGGCTCTACCTGTGTACACTCCTGGAAGAAGGGGCCATGAACCTGCTCGACCACCTGAAACGGTCGGGAGCAAGGGCAAGGTTGCGGGCTGTGAAAAGATTTGCCTCATTGGTGTGGGAACTGGAGCGCGCCGGCGTCTACCATCCCGACCTCCATCTTAAGAACGTAGTCCTGACATCTGACGGGAACATGCTCTTTCTCGATTTCGACAAGGCGTCAAGAAGGCTGATGCGACAAAAGGATGCGATGTCGATGATCTATAGGCTGGCCCGTTACGTGGACAAGATGCAGCGGCAGGGAGAGTTGCGCATTGACGATCGCGAACGGGCTCTGTTCTTGAGAACGTACGAGAGGCTGTCAAAGCGATCCATCATGGAGGAGATGCGGAGAACGCTCAAGACAAGAGATATAGTTCACAGAATCGGGTGGTGGGTGGAGTCTCTACTCTATGACGATTCCCGATAA